The sequence GTCGTAGCTGACCCCGTTGACGGCCTTGACGACGCCGTCCCTGGTCGCGAACTCGACGTGCAGGTCTCGCACTTCCAGCAGCATGGCGGGCTCCTCAGCGCAGCTTGGGGTCGAGGGCGTCGCGCACCGCGTCGCCGAGCATGATGAAGGCGAGCACGGTGATCGCCAGGGCCCCGGAGGGCCACAGGAGCATGTGCGGGGCGTTGCGCACGTTCCCCGAGGCGTCCGAGATGTCGATGCCCCAGGAGACCGTGGGGGGCCGCAGCCCGACGCCGAGGAAGGACAGGGTGGCTTCGAGCGCCACGTACGTGCCGAGTGCGATCGTCGCGACGACGATGACGGGCGCGACGGCGTTCGGCGCGATGTGGCGCAGCAGCATCCGGGTGTTGGAGGCGCCGAGGGCGCGCGCGGCCTCCACGTAGTCGTTCTGCTTCGTCGTGATGACCGAGCCGCGGGCGATGCGGGCGATCTGCGGCCAGCCGAGGAGCACGATGAAGCCGACGACGGGCCAGACCGTGTTCGAGGTGACGACGGAGAGCAGGACGAGGCCGCCGAGGACGACGGGGATCGCGAAGAAGATGTCGGTGAGGCGGGACAGGATCGAGTCCCAGAAGCCGCCGAAGAACCCGGCGAGCCCGCCGAGGATCGAGCCGAGGATCGCGACGCCGAGGGTCGCGCAGACGCCGACGGTCACCGAGGCGCGGGCGCCGTGGACGGTGCGGGTGTAGACGTCGCAGCCCTGGTTGGTGAAGCCGAAGGGGTGCCCGGAGCGGGCGCCCTTCTGGGCGTCGGAGAGGTCGCACTTGAGCGGGTTGCCGGAGGCGATCAGGGACGGCCAGATCGAGATCACGACCAGGAAGAGGATGATCAGCGCGGAGATGATGAAGACCGGGTTGCGGCGCAGGTCGCGCCAGGCGTCGGACCACAGGCTGCGGGGCTTCTCGCGCGGGTCGCCGCCCTCGGGCTCCTCGCCGACCAGGCTGCCGCCCTCACCGGTCGCGAGGGCCGTCGCGCCGCCCTGGCCGATGGCGCCGACGGCCTCGTCGGCGGGTGGGAGGTGGTTCTCCGGCTCCGGCTCGGACTCCGGAGTGGGCTCGGGCTCACGCATAGCGAATCCTCGGGTCGAGAACGGCGTAGAGAAGGTCGACGAGGAGGTTGGCGATCAGGAAGACGAGGACGAGTACGGTCACGAAGCCGACCACCGTCTGCGTGTTCTGCCGCAGGATGCCCTGGTAGAGCTGGTAGCCGACGCCGTGGATGTTGAAGATGCGTTCGGTGACGATCGCGCCGCCCATGAGGGCGCCGATGTCGGTGCCGATGAACGTGACGACGGGGATGAGCGAGTTGCGCAGCAGGTGCCGCAGGATGACGCGGTGGCGCGGCAGGCCCTTCGCGATGGCGGTGCGGACGTAGTCGGCGCGGCGGTTCTCGGCGATCGAGGTCCTCGTCAGCCGGGTGACGTAGGCGAGCGAGACCGAGGCGAGGACGAGTCCGGGCAGGATCAGTTCGTCGAAGGGGGCCTCGGCGGACACGGCCGGTTTGATCCAGCCCCACTTCACGCCGAGGAGCAGTTGCAGCAGCAGGCCGGTGACGAAGGTCGGCACCGAGATCACGACGAGGGTGAGGATGAGGACGCCGGTGTCGTCGGGCTTGCCGCGGCGCAGGCCGGTGAGGACGCCGAGGCTGATGCCGATGACGATCTCGAAGATGATCGCGATGATCGTGAGCCGGATCGTGACCGGGAAGGCGT comes from Streptomyces sp. Tu6071 and encodes:
- a CDS encoding ABC transporter permease, with the translated sequence MREPEPTPESEPEPENHLPPADEAVGAIGQGGATALATGEGGSLVGEEPEGGDPREKPRSLWSDAWRDLRRNPVFIISALIILFLVVISIWPSLIASGNPLKCDLSDAQKGARSGHPFGFTNQGCDVYTRTVHGARASVTVGVCATLGVAILGSILGGLAGFFGGFWDSILSRLTDIFFAIPVVLGGLVLLSVVTSNTVWPVVGFIVLLGWPQIARIARGSVITTKQNDYVEAARALGASNTRMLLRHIAPNAVAPVIVVATIALGTYVALEATLSFLGVGLRPPTVSWGIDISDASGNVRNAPHMLLWPSGALAITVLAFIMLGDAVRDALDPKLR
- a CDS encoding ABC transporter permease, whose translation is MGRYVIRRLLQMIPVFIGATLLIFLMVNVMGDPIAGLCGDRQCDPATASQLRHDLGLDKPVWQQYLTYMGNLFTGDFGTAFNGESVLDLMGDAFPVTIRLTIIAIIFEIVIGISLGVLTGLRRGKPDDTGVLILTLVVISVPTFVTGLLLQLLLGVKWGWIKPAVSAEAPFDELILPGLVLASVSLAYVTRLTRTSIAENRRADYVRTAIAKGLPRHRVILRHLLRNSLIPVVTFIGTDIGALMGGAIVTERIFNIHGVGYQLYQGILRQNTQTVVGFVTVLVLVFLIANLLVDLLYAVLDPRIRYA